A genomic segment from Rubrobacter tropicus encodes:
- a CDS encoding class E sortase produces MLSPIMVLAGIALIASFLLAGRLDSTATNSEDPGGFNVPRLETTQGNEETTQAGPQDTTLKLTVPAMSRVEDDEIPSTTGDDEAKLKEYAAIHLEGTGFPWQDEANVYIAGHRLGFPNTESWLTFWDMDKVSVGDEVFVTDAEGTEYTYKVFKEFTVGPSDTSVTNAEPGKNILTLQTCTLPDYSQRLIIQAELTDTSEKAA; encoded by the coding sequence GTGCTCAGCCCGATCATGGTTCTGGCCGGGATCGCCCTTATAGCCTCGTTCTTGCTGGCCGGCCGCCTCGACAGCACGGCCACCAACAGCGAGGACCCGGGCGGCTTCAACGTGCCCAGGCTCGAGACCACCCAGGGCAACGAGGAGACGACCCAGGCCGGGCCGCAGGACACCACCCTCAAGCTGACGGTGCCCGCGATGAGCCGCGTAGAGGACGACGAGATCCCCTCCACGACGGGGGACGACGAGGCCAAACTCAAGGAGTACGCCGCCATCCACCTCGAAGGCACGGGCTTCCCGTGGCAGGACGAGGCGAACGTCTACATCGCCGGCCACCGCCTCGGGTTCCCAAACACCGAGAGCTGGCTGACCTTCTGGGATATGGACAAGGTCTCGGTGGGCGACGAGGTTTTCGTCACCGACGCCGAAGGCACCGAGTACACCTACAAGGTCTTCAAAGAGTTCACCGTCGGCCCCTCCGACACCTCGGTCACCAACGCCGAACCCGGTAAGAACATCCTCACGCTCCAGACCTGCACGCTCCCCGACTACTCCCAGCGCCTCATAATCCAGGCCGAGCTAACGGATACGTCGGAGAAGGCGGCCTAG
- a CDS encoding HD domain-containing protein has product MMADVKKLEIPEPVVRLGEAFRGAGHELYLVGGYVRDRLLGGHEEAKPDADATTGARPAEIKRLLRPLADDLWAVGERFGTIGATVGGYAVEVTTYRSDLYTEGSRHPEVRFGDSLVEDLARRDFTINAIAADALTGEISDPFEGRKDLESGVIRPVGDPLDRMRDDPLRMLRAVRFETTLSKPDKPFALTTDLEKAIRENARWLESISAERIREEFEKVLLSENVTAGLRALVRLGLMPYIVPEFMETLKVEQEAEFHHKDVFEHTLIVVQNVENTPVLRKAAFFHDIGKPRTLVYEHRCTYCGAKSAQKTTGEGECEVCRGRTIPKKIHFYGHENVGAGIARRAMKRLAYPKDDTDAVSHLVAHHMRPMGYAVGRDPWSDSAVRRFVRDTYLARGDKVLADVDMLLKLARADITGSAPRRRRVAEASWQSLKDRVDEVRAEDSIERLESPLDGNDLMRMFDRPPGRWIKPIKDHLQGEVIEGRLAKDDTGTARQLAEAFAREHDLFGEE; this is encoded by the coding sequence ATGATGGCCGACGTAAAAAAGCTGGAGATTCCCGAGCCCGTCGTTCGCCTCGGCGAGGCGTTCCGGGGGGCGGGGCACGAGCTGTACCTCGTCGGCGGGTACGTGCGGGACAGATTGCTCGGTGGTCACGAGGAGGCGAAGCCGGACGCCGACGCGACGACCGGAGCGCGGCCGGCGGAGATAAAGCGCCTGCTCCGGCCCCTCGCCGACGATTTGTGGGCCGTCGGGGAGCGCTTTGGGACCATAGGGGCGACGGTCGGCGGCTACGCGGTGGAGGTCACTACTTACAGGAGCGACCTCTACACGGAGGGGAGCCGGCACCCCGAGGTCCGCTTCGGGGACAGCCTGGTCGAGGACCTGGCCCGGCGGGACTTCACCATAAACGCAATCGCGGCCGATGCCCTTACGGGGGAGATCTCCGACCCCTTCGAGGGCAGGAAGGACCTTGAGAGCGGCGTGATCCGTCCGGTGGGAGACCCGCTCGACCGGATGCGCGACGACCCCTTGCGGATGCTCCGCGCCGTCCGCTTCGAGACGACCCTGTCGAAACCGGACAAACCCTTCGCCCTCACGACGGACCTGGAGAAGGCCATTCGGGAGAACGCCCGCTGGCTCGAGAGCATAAGCGCAGAGCGCATCCGGGAGGAGTTCGAGAAGGTCCTTCTCTCCGAGAACGTAACGGCCGGCCTGCGGGCCCTGGTGCGCCTGGGGCTCATGCCCTACATCGTGCCCGAGTTCATGGAGACCTTGAAGGTCGAGCAGGAGGCGGAGTTCCACCACAAGGACGTCTTCGAGCACACCCTGATTGTGGTCCAGAACGTCGAGAATACCCCGGTCTTGCGCAAGGCCGCCTTTTTCCACGACATCGGCAAGCCCCGCACCCTCGTCTACGAGCACCGCTGCACCTACTGCGGCGCCAAGAGCGCGCAGAAGACTACCGGAGAGGGGGAGTGCGAGGTCTGCAGGGGGCGCACGATCCCGAAGAAGATCCACTTCTACGGCCACGAGAACGTGGGCGCCGGCATCGCGCGGCGGGCGATGAAGCGTCTGGCCTACCCGAAGGACGACACCGACGCCGTCTCCCACCTCGTCGCCCACCACATGCGGCCGATGGGCTACGCCGTGGGGCGCGACCCGTGGAGCGATTCGGCCGTCAGGCGCTTCGTCAGGGACACGTACCTCGCCCGCGGGGACAAAGTACTCGCCGACGTGGACATGCTGCTCAAGCTCGCCCGGGCCGACATCACGGGGAGCGCGCCGAGAAGACGGCGCGTCGCAGAGGCCTCGTGGCAGAGCCTCAAGGACAGGGTGGACGAGGTCCGGGCCGAGGACTCCATCGAGAGGTTGGAGAGCCCGCTCGACGGCAACGACCTGATGCGGATGTTCGACCGGCCTCCGGGGCGTTGGATCAAGCCCATAAAAGACCACCTTCAGGGCGAGGTTATAGAAGGCCGCCTCGCCAAGGACGACACAGGGACGGCCCGCCAACTGGCCGAGGCCTTCGCCCGGGAGCACGACCTCTTCGGAGAGGAGTAG
- a CDS encoding calcium-binding protein, with protein MNETSIPKRAARGMGLVALVAMTLTALAAGVALAATINGTTGDDRLSGTAAADTINGFAGNDDVFGLDGADTVQGGPNQDYLSGGTGDDEVVGGQGPDEVYGLAGNDRLSGETEGDQIFAANDGQRDAISCGAGFDRASVGLNDVVDDQLVSSVTTLPGDVVSISSCERVTVNLQ; from the coding sequence ATGAACGAAACAAGCATACCGAAACGCGCCGCCCGCGGCATGGGCCTCGTTGCGCTGGTGGCGATGACGCTGACGGCGTTGGCGGCCGGCGTCGCCCTGGCGGCCACGATAAACGGCACTACCGGAGACGACAGGCTCTCCGGCACCGCGGCCGCCGACACCATCAACGGCTTCGCCGGCAACGACGACGTATTCGGCCTGGACGGCGCAGACACCGTGCAGGGCGGTCCAAACCAGGACTACCTCTCCGGCGGGACCGGCGACGACGAGGTTGTCGGGGGTCAGGGGCCCGACGAGGTCTACGGCCTGGCCGGCAACGACAGGCTCTCCGGCGAGACCGAGGGCGACCAGATCTTCGCCGCCAACGACGGGCAGCGCGACGCCATCTCCTGCGGCGCCGGCTTCGACCGCGCCTCGGTTGGCCTCAACGACGTCGTAGACGACCAACTCGTTAGCTCGGTGACGACCCTACCCGGCGACGTGGTGAGCATCTCTAGCTGCGAGCGCGTAACGGTGAACCTGCAATAG
- a CDS encoding SDR family NAD(P)-dependent oxidoreductase: MLQDKVALITGASQGLGKALALAYAKEGASLVVNSRSEQSIRPVAEEVEGLGTEVHAVAADVSKGEDAQSLVDEAVGRFGGIDVLVNNAGVLGPRVAIEDYPEDEWRRVIDANLTGPYLVSKAAIPHMREGGSIINVVSGVSVDGRAEWGAYSVSKFGMEGLSQILAAELKDRGIRSNAVDPGGMRTGMRAAAYPEEDPQTRITPEENTAVFLYLASDESKGITAQRFKAQEFNKG, encoded by the coding sequence ATGCTACAAGACAAAGTCGCCCTCATAACCGGCGCGAGCCAGGGGCTCGGGAAAGCGCTCGCCCTCGCCTACGCGAAGGAGGGCGCATCGCTCGTCGTAAACTCCCGCAGCGAGCAAAGCATCCGCCCCGTCGCCGAAGAGGTCGAAGGTCTGGGCACGGAGGTGCACGCCGTGGCGGCGGACGTGTCGAAAGGCGAAGACGCGCAAAGCCTCGTCGACGAGGCGGTCGGAAGGTTCGGGGGGATCGACGTGCTCGTAAACAACGCGGGCGTGCTCGGCCCCCGCGTCGCAATAGAAGATTACCCGGAGGACGAGTGGCGGCGCGTTATCGACGCGAACCTCACCGGCCCGTACCTCGTCTCAAAGGCGGCCATCCCCCACATGCGCGAGGGCGGCTCCATCATAAACGTCGTAAGCGGCGTAAGCGTCGATGGAAGGGCCGAATGGGGCGCCTACTCCGTCAGCAAGTTCGGGATGGAAGGCCTTTCCCAGATCCTGGCAGCCGAGCTAAAAGACCGCGGCATCCGCTCCAACGCCGTGGACCCCGGCGGGATGCGCACCGGCATGCGCGCCGCCGCCTACCCGGAAGAAGACCCCCAGACCCGCATCACCCCGGAAGAGAACACGGCCGTCTTCCTCTACCTGGCCTCGGACGAATCGAAAGGGATAACGGCCCAACGCTTCAAGGCGCAAGAGTTCAACAAAGGATGA
- a CDS encoding sulfurtransferase: METFDPLVRTNWLQDHLEDPDLRVVDIRGYVKKTDLGGGRQSAEYLPAREEYDEAHVPGAAFVDWTSDITDPNDPVPAQIAPPVRFADLMGSLGIGDGTHVVVYDHAGGQFATRLWWALTYYGHDRVSVLDGGWDKWTAENRPTTDEAPTPPPARFTPRPRTGWRKEAADVLDASKGEALVLDARDEGQYTGAVTRGEGRPGHVPGAKHLHADGLFGPDGTFLSDEELEEKLREAGVPEDREASVIAYCNGGVAATVPLFALHRLGYENLANYDGSWNEWGVREDLPAER, translated from the coding sequence GTGGAGACCTTCGACCCCCTGGTCCGGACCAACTGGCTTCAAGACCACCTCGAAGACCCCGACCTGCGCGTCGTGGACATCCGGGGCTACGTCAAGAAGACGGACCTCGGCGGGGGCCGCCAGAGTGCCGAGTACCTCCCGGCCCGCGAAGAGTACGACGAGGCCCACGTCCCGGGCGCCGCTTTCGTGGACTGGACCAGCGACATAACCGACCCAAACGACCCGGTTCCCGCCCAGATCGCCCCGCCCGTCCGCTTCGCGGACCTGATGGGCTCTCTAGGCATCGGAGATGGGACGCACGTGGTCGTCTACGACCACGCCGGCGGCCAGTTCGCCACCCGCCTGTGGTGGGCCCTGACGTACTACGGCCACGACCGCGTCTCCGTCCTCGACGGCGGCTGGGACAAGTGGACCGCCGAGAACCGCCCGACCACGGACGAGGCCCCGACCCCGCCGCCTGCCCGCTTCACCCCGAGGCCAAGAACCGGCTGGCGCAAGGAGGCCGCCGACGTGCTGGACGCGAGCAAGGGCGAAGCCCTCGTGCTCGACGCCCGAGACGAGGGACAGTACACCGGGGCCGTGACGAGGGGCGAGGGGCGTCCCGGTCACGTTCCGGGGGCGAAGCACCTGCACGCGGACGGCCTCTTCGGTCCGGACGGAACCTTTCTCTCCGACGAGGAACTCGAGGAAAAGCTGCGGGAGGCGGGCGTGCCGGAGGACAGGGAGGCTTCCGTCATCGCCTACTGCAACGGCGGGGTGGCGGCGACCGTGCCGCTCTTCGCGCTGCACCGGCTCGGGTACGAAAACCTCGCCAACTACGACGGTTCGTGGAACGAGTGGGGCGTGAGGGAGGACCTTCCCGCCGAGCGCTAG